GTTGCTACAGCGCGACGCATGGGCAGGCGATAAAAATTTACCAATGCCGGAATAATAAGGAAACCGCCGCCTGCACCTACCAACCCCGTTACAAGACCTACCAAAGCACCTTGTAAAACAATAACCTCAATCGGAGTTTTTGTATTTTCAGCAGGAAGTTCAATGCCATTTTTTGCAGAACGAATCATGCTTAATGAAGATGCTATCATGACAAAGGAGAAAAGAATCATCAAAAGAACGTTTTGATGAAAGTCATAGCCCGCTATATGGATTACCTCTGGAACTAAAGGAAGTATAAATGATCGGGTAATAAAGACAACAATAAGGGAAGGAACACCAAAACTAAGGACTTTTGGCAGATCTGCTTCCTTTCTGTAAATTCCTCGGAGTGCACCTATAAAAGAAGTGAATCCAATAGCAAATAAAGAATAAGTTGTAGAGAGTGCAGCATCCACTCCCATGATATAAACTAAAATTGGCACCGTTAAAATAGTACCCCCACTACCAATTAACCCTAAAGTTATTCCTACAATAATTGCTAAGATACAGCCAAGAATAATCATACTTTTTTAATTGGTTAAATCAGTGTGTTCTTATATTAATTCGCTGTAAAAGTAATAGAAATTAATGGGATACAATAATGGATATAAATTTATTCACCTGGAATATAATCCAAAGGTAATAGGTAGGCTAACTTGGAATATCCGACTGCATAGCCACTCAAGATCCAATTTGCGGGAGGAAAATAAGCACCCTGTTTTTCGATTATTATGCCTTCTTTGTCTACCAAAAATAATTCAGAAACCTGAGATGCTGATTTTTTCAACAATTTACTCCTTGATTTTTCAAATTCGGCAGGAAAGATAACATACAGAAAGTCTTGATAGTTGATTCTTTTTAGGTTCGATTCTGGATCTTCTATTTCAATTATTTCTTCAGGTTTCATAATCCCCATTAAATAACTGATTTGTTCAGGTTGCCCCATCTGTTTTCTGATTGTGTTCAATTGATCTTCACTGACCTCATTTTGCGAAGCATAGAATAGTTTCCAATTCCCATTATATTTCTTTTGAACAGAGTCTAGAATATCTTTATATTTTGCTCTTGCCTCTAATCGAACTTCATTATCTTTCTTTACCAATTTCCGAACTATATATCCGTCTTTTTCCCAAGACTTGTTGAACGTACTGGTTACAAATTTATTCATCGATAATTGATAGGCATCATTTCGATTATTCTTAAACTTTGATTTTCCTTTGCCGATGTCTTTAAAAAAAGCATAGCCTTCAAAATAAAACATATTGGTGCCAAAATCCATTTTAAAAACACCCATATCATAAACTAAGTCATAGCCCAGAGCATTATTTCTTATTTTTAAAGGTTCAGTTGAAATAGCTGTCAAAACTTTAGCCTTTTGGTCATATCTAAACTTGACTACCTCATGGTTGGTAATTTTACAATCGTCAGCAAAGTCCCCAATTCCAATTAAATTTTCTGTAAAAAATCTTCCCCATTCTTTCCATCCATCCTTTAGATAATTGGTAACTACCACTTCTTCAATTGCAGTGGACTTTTCAAATAGTGCCACCGTTAATTCTTGGTCCAAGGGTAACTGTACCTGTAAGACCTTCTTTTCAAACCCCATATTGGTAATTACCAATTCAACTAAATTGCTAGAGGTATTCAGTGTAAATTGTCCATCCTTATTAGAACTGGTGCCGAGAGAAGAATTATTGATATAAATAGATGCTCCTGCAATGGGACTTCTATTGTCTGCATTTATTACTTTTCCTTTGATTAGCTGTTGAGCTGCCAAGGACTGGAAAATAGCGGTTAGTATTAAAAATAAAAAGGCCCTACGCATGGTTACGATATTTTCGTAAATATATGGTTTTTACCTTTCACTAAAAAAGCCTGATTCTGGAAAGAACAGGCTTTTGACTAACAAAAATATAAAAGAATGTGATTATTGGGCAGGTGGTGGCAAAGTTGTATCTGCTGCCGACGAATCTAATTTAATAATCTCTTCATCGGGCGCATTAATATTATAGCGTTCCTGATTCCCTCCTTCTTGAGGATCTGGAAGTTCCTCAGCATCTGCTTCCGTATTCCCGCTATCATTATTATTATTACAACTTATCATAGTCATTAATCCCATGGCAAAAATTCCAGTAATTAATATCTTAAACTTATTCATATGCTTGTCATGTTGATTTTTATATTAAACCCTTCAGAATTATTTTTGTTTGGATTTCATTATAAAAAAACCTGATCTTACAAGTAAGATCAGGTCTAATTTAGGTTATTAAGAGTTAATAAAGGTCTTTATAGTTTTTCTCCGTGTTGGGAGATATCGAGGCCGACTTCTTCATCAGCATCAGAAACACGCAATGAAGAAATCATATCTGTGATTTTCAACAAGACAAAAGCCATCACTAGAATAAACACAGTTGAACCTATCAGTCCGATGATATGTGCAGAGAACAATTTCCATTCTCCATAAAATAAGCCATTATCAGCTACAACAGAATTGATGGCCCCGGTTGCAAATACGCCGGTCAATAGCATACCGACCATACCTCCTACTCCATGACTTGGGAACACATCCAATGTATCGTCAATTCTAGAGCGCGTTCTCCAAGCAATTACCAACCTACTAATGACTGCTGCTACGGCACCTATGATCAGGGAATGTCCAACGGTTACAAATCCAGCGGCTGGTGTAATAGCAACAAGTCCAACGACAGCGCCAATACAAACGCCCATTGCAGAAGGCTTTATCCCTTTTGAGGCATCCAGGAAAATATAGGTCAGTGCTGCTGCGCCCGAAGCTGTTGAAGTAGTGATTAAGGCTGTTGAAGCAAGTTCCGACGCTGAAAATGCAGATCCTGCGTTGAAACCAATCCAACCAAACCAAAGTAATCCAGTTCCCAACAAGACATAAGTAATACGCGCTGGCGTATGGACATA
The Sphingobacterium daejeonense genome window above contains:
- a CDS encoding sulfite exporter TauE/SafE family protein, which codes for MIILGCILAIIVGITLGLIGSGGTILTVPILVYIMGVDAALSTTYSLFAIGFTSFIGALRGIYRKEADLPKVLSFGVPSLIVVFITRSFILPLVPEVIHIAGYDFHQNVLLMILFSFVMIASSLSMIRSAKNGIELPAENTKTPIEVIVLQGALVGLVTGLVGAGGGFLIIPALVNFYRLPMRRAVATSLIIITINSFFGVMGDLEKFEFFDWNLLLGYTGGTVLGIFIGFYLADKIPNKSLKVAFGYMILLVGLYILVKETLLS
- a CDS encoding carboxypeptidase-like regulatory domain-containing protein, whose amino-acid sequence is MRRAFLFLILTAIFQSLAAQQLIKGKVINADNRSPIAGASIYINNSSLGTSSNKDGQFTLNTSSNLVELVITNMGFEKKVLQVQLPLDQELTVALFEKSTAIEEVVVTNYLKDGWKEWGRFFTENLIGIGDFADDCKITNHEVVKFRYDQKAKVLTAISTEPLKIRNNALGYDLVYDMGVFKMDFGTNMFYFEGYAFFKDIGKGKSKFKNNRNDAYQLSMNKFVTSTFNKSWEKDGYIVRKLVKKDNEVRLEARAKYKDILDSVQKKYNGNWKLFYASQNEVSEDQLNTIRKQMGQPEQISYLMGIMKPEEIIEIEDPESNLKRINYQDFLYVIFPAEFEKSRSKLLKKSASQVSELFLVDKEGIIIEKQGAYFPPANWILSGYAVGYSKLAYLLPLDYIPGE